In Streptomyces sp. NBC_01717, one DNA window encodes the following:
- a CDS encoding O-methyltransferase, with product MRQLRGQERVITANRQTSWAFADAFVAEDEALRWARDRARDAGLRSVSPGTGAALRLLAATTDAKAVAEIGTGTGVSGIYLLHGMRPDGVLTTVDPEPERQQFAREAFRAAGFAANRARFIPGRALDVLPRLADGGYDLVFCDGDRLESLDCLAESLRLLRPGGLVCFEGVFADGRTVDSAAQPAEVLKLRELLRAVRESQELMATLLPVGDGLLCAVRRG from the coding sequence GGGACAGGAGAGGGTCATTACCGCCAACCGGCAGACGAGCTGGGCGTTCGCCGACGCCTTTGTCGCCGAGGACGAAGCACTGCGCTGGGCCCGGGACCGGGCCCGGGACGCAGGTCTCCGCTCGGTGTCACCAGGCACCGGCGCAGCGCTGCGCCTGCTCGCTGCCACGACGGACGCCAAGGCGGTGGCCGAGATCGGCACCGGAACCGGCGTCTCCGGCATCTATCTGCTGCACGGGATGCGACCTGACGGCGTGCTGACCACGGTCGATCCGGAGCCGGAGCGTCAGCAGTTCGCCCGCGAGGCGTTCCGGGCCGCGGGGTTCGCCGCCAATCGGGCCCGGTTCATCCCGGGACGCGCCCTCGACGTACTTCCGCGACTCGCGGACGGCGGATACGACCTGGTGTTCTGCGACGGCGACCGGCTGGAGAGCCTGGACTGCCTCGCTGAATCGTTGCGCCTGCTGCGCCCCGGTGGTCTGGTCTGCTTCGAGGGTGTCTTCGCGGACGGCCGCACGGTCGACTCGGCGGCGCAGCCCGCCGAGGTGCTGAAGCTGCGGGAGCTGTTGCGGGCGGTGCGGGAGAGCCAGGAGCTGATGGCCACGTTGCTGCCGGTGGGCGACGGCTTGCTGTGCGCGGTCCGGCGCGGCTGA
- a CDS encoding DUF3117 domain-containing protein, with amino-acid sequence MAAMKPRTGDGPLEVTKEGRGIVMRVPLEGGGRLVVELTPDEADALGDALKKVVG; translated from the coding sequence ATGGCGGCCATGAAGCCGCGGACGGGCGACGGCCCGCTCGAGGTGACAAAGGAGGGGCGGGGCATCGTCATGCGCGTTCCGCTCGAAGGCGGCGGTCGGCTTGTCGTGGAGCTGACGCCGGACGAGGCCGATGCGCTCGGCGACGCCCTCAAGAAGGTCGTCGGCTGA
- a CDS encoding enoyl-CoA hydratase/isomerase family protein yields MADNVADTVLYEVTDGLATITINRPDAMNAMNTAAKVALRDALESAAADTAVRAVLLTATGRAFCVGQDLKEHVATLTATRESGTGNALSTVQEHYNPVVRAITGMEKPVVAGVNGVAAGAGFGFALACDYRVVADSASFNTSFAGVALTADSGVSWTLPRLIGQSRAADLLLFPRSISAQDAYELGIANKVVPADDLAAEALAVARRLADGPTVAYAALKASLAYGAGHTLSETLEKEDELQTKAGASEDHTIAVQAFLDKAKPKYLGK; encoded by the coding sequence ATGGCGGACAACGTGGCCGACACGGTGCTCTACGAAGTGACTGACGGTCTCGCGACGATCACGATCAACCGGCCCGACGCGATGAACGCCATGAACACGGCGGCCAAGGTCGCGCTCCGTGACGCGCTGGAGTCGGCCGCCGCCGACACCGCCGTACGGGCCGTTCTGCTCACCGCGACCGGGCGCGCCTTCTGCGTCGGCCAGGACCTCAAGGAACACGTCGCCACGCTCACCGCCACCCGCGAGTCCGGCACGGGCAATGCGCTGAGCACCGTTCAGGAGCACTACAACCCGGTCGTACGGGCGATCACCGGGATGGAGAAGCCGGTCGTCGCCGGGGTCAACGGTGTCGCGGCCGGCGCGGGCTTCGGCTTCGCGCTCGCGTGCGACTACCGGGTGGTGGCCGACAGCGCGTCCTTCAACACCTCGTTCGCCGGGGTCGCCCTGACCGCCGACTCGGGCGTCTCGTGGACGCTGCCCCGGCTGATCGGTCAGAGCCGCGCGGCCGATCTGCTGCTCTTCCCGCGTTCGATCTCCGCGCAGGACGCCTACGAGCTGGGCATCGCGAACAAGGTGGTGCCCGCCGACGACCTCGCCGCGGAGGCCCTGGCGGTGGCCCGCAGGCTGGCGGACGGTCCGACGGTGGCGTACGCCGCGCTCAAGGCGTCCCTGGCCTACGGCGCCGGCCACACGCTGAGCGAGACGCTGGAGAAGGAGGACGAGCTCCAGACGAAGGCGGGCGCGTCGGAGGACCACACGATCGCGGTGCAGGCCTTCCTGGACAAGGCGAAGCCGAAGTACCTGGGGAAGTAG
- a CDS encoding DNA-3-methyladenine glycosylase I produces the protein MSVAGVEVAADGRLRCSWALSTDDYLVYHDTEWGRPVHGDDALFERLCLEAFQSGLSWLTILRRREGFRSAFAGFKIHAVAEFTDADKERLLADAGIIRNRAKIEATLANAKVLADWPDGELDALIWSYAPDPAIRPAPRSLGDVPAVTPESTALAKDLKKRGLRFIGPTTAYALMQACGLVDDHLADCVARGTAA, from the coding sequence ATGAGCGTCGCCGGCGTCGAAGTCGCGGCCGACGGCAGGCTGCGCTGCTCCTGGGCACTGTCCACCGACGACTACCTCGTCTACCACGACACCGAATGGGGCCGCCCCGTCCACGGCGACGACGCCCTCTTCGAACGGCTCTGCCTGGAGGCGTTCCAGTCCGGACTGTCCTGGCTGACGATCCTGCGCCGCCGGGAAGGGTTCCGCAGCGCCTTCGCCGGATTCAAGATCCATGCGGTCGCCGAGTTCACCGACGCCGACAAGGAACGTCTCCTCGCCGACGCCGGGATCATCCGCAACCGCGCGAAGATCGAGGCGACCCTTGCCAACGCCAAGGTGCTGGCCGACTGGCCGGACGGCGAGCTGGACGCACTGATCTGGTCGTACGCCCCCGACCCGGCCATCCGCCCCGCCCCGCGCTCCCTCGGCGACGTCCCGGCGGTCACCCCGGAGTCCACTGCTCTCGCCAAGGACCTCAAGAAGCGCGGCCTGCGCTTCATCGGCCCCACGACGGCCTACGCCCTGATGCAGGCGTGCGGCCTGGTCGACGACCACCTGGCCGACTGCGTGGCCCGGGGTACCGCGGCGTAG
- the folP gene encoding dihydropteroate synthase, with the protein MRSGALRLGRREFGAHEPVIMAIVNRTPDSFYDQGATFRDEPALARVEQAVADGAAIIDIGGVKAGPGEEVTAQEEARRTVGFVAEVRRRHPDVVISVDTWRHDVGEAVCEAGADVLNDAWGGVDPKLAEVAARYGAGLVCTHAGGAEPRTRPHRVVYDDVMADILRVTEGLARRAVELGVRPDGIMIDPGHDFGKNTRHSLEATRRLGEMTETGWPVLVSLSNKDFVGETLDRPVKERLVGTLATTAVSAWLGARVYRVHEVAETRQVLDMVASIAGHRAPAVARRGLA; encoded by the coding sequence ATGCGAAGCGGTGCGCTCAGGCTGGGGCGGCGCGAATTCGGGGCGCACGAGCCGGTGATCATGGCGATCGTGAACCGTACTCCGGACTCCTTCTACGACCAGGGCGCGACCTTCCGCGACGAGCCCGCGCTCGCCCGGGTCGAGCAGGCCGTCGCGGACGGCGCCGCGATCATCGACATCGGCGGGGTGAAGGCCGGTCCCGGCGAGGAGGTGACGGCCCAGGAGGAGGCCCGACGCACGGTCGGGTTCGTCGCCGAGGTGCGGCGCCGCCACCCGGATGTCGTCATCAGTGTCGACACCTGGCGCCACGATGTCGGCGAGGCGGTCTGCGAGGCCGGTGCGGATGTGCTGAACGACGCGTGGGGCGGGGTCGACCCGAAGCTCGCGGAGGTCGCCGCGCGGTACGGGGCGGGGCTGGTGTGCACGCACGCGGGCGGCGCCGAACCGCGGACCCGGCCGCACCGGGTCGTGTACGACGACGTGATGGCGGACATCCTGCGGGTGACGGAGGGACTGGCCCGGCGGGCCGTGGAGCTCGGGGTCAGGCCGGACGGCATCATGATCGACCCCGGTCACGACTTCGGGAAGAACACCCGGCACTCGCTGGAGGCGACGCGTCGGCTCGGTGAGATGACGGAGACCGGCTGGCCCGTCCTCGTATCGCTGTCCAACAAGGACTTCGTCGGGGAGACGCTCGACCGGCCCGTGAAGGAACGGCTGGTGGGGACGCTGGCGACGACCGCGGTGTCGGCCTGGCTGGGGGCGCGGGTGTATCGGGTGCACGAGGTGGCGGAGACGCGGCAGGTGCTGGACATGGTGGCGTCGATCGCCGGGCATCGGGCGCCGGCGGTGGCGCGGAGGGGGCTGGCGTAG
- a CDS encoding TIGR00730 family Rossman fold protein, which translates to MGNPEEAHVPEEQRLGPVLRRREQVQPGTTDQRLLDTEGDSEWVHTDPWRVMRIQSEFVEGFGALAELPSAISVFGSARSPVGGPDYEAGVQIGKALVEAGFAVITGGGPGAMEAANKGAREAKGVSVGLGIELPFESGLNPHVDIGVNFRYFFVRKTMFVKYAQGFVVLPGGLGTLDELFEALTLVQTGKVTRFPIVLFGTAYWSGLVDWLRDTVVAQGKASERDLLLFHVTDSVEEAVTLVTKEVGR; encoded by the coding sequence ATGGGCAACCCCGAGGAAGCGCACGTCCCCGAGGAGCAGCGGCTCGGACCGGTACTGCGCCGCAGGGAACAGGTGCAGCCCGGCACCACCGATCAGCGGCTGCTGGACACCGAGGGCGACTCCGAGTGGGTGCACACCGACCCATGGCGGGTGATGCGCATCCAGTCGGAGTTCGTCGAAGGATTCGGTGCCCTCGCCGAGCTGCCCAGCGCCATCAGCGTCTTCGGCTCGGCCCGCAGCCCGGTCGGCGGACCGGACTACGAGGCGGGCGTACAGATCGGCAAGGCGCTGGTCGAGGCGGGCTTCGCGGTGATCACCGGGGGCGGGCCCGGAGCGATGGAAGCCGCGAACAAGGGGGCACGGGAGGCGAAGGGCGTCTCGGTCGGCCTCGGCATCGAGCTGCCCTTCGAGTCCGGCCTCAACCCGCACGTCGACATCGGCGTCAACTTCCGCTACTTCTTCGTCCGCAAGACGATGTTCGTGAAGTACGCGCAGGGCTTCGTCGTCCTGCCCGGCGGCCTCGGCACCCTGGACGAACTCTTCGAGGCGCTCACCCTCGTCCAGACGGGCAAGGTGACACGCTTCCCGATCGTGCTCTTCGGCACCGCGTACTGGTCCGGGCTCGTCGACTGGCTGCGGGACACGGTGGTGGCGCAGGGGAAGGCGTCCGAGCGGGATCTGCTGCTCTTCCACGTCACGGACAGCGTGGAAGAGGCGGTCACCCTGGTGACGAAGGAAGTCGGCCGGTAG
- the dapE gene encoding succinyl-diaminopimelate desuccinylase, translating to MPESTLDLTLDGPALTARLVDFPSVSGDEKELADAIEAALRALPHLAVDRHGNNVVARTQLGRAERVVLAGHIDTVPIADNVPSRLDENGVLWGCGTSDMKSGVAVQLRIAATVPEPNRDLTFVFYDNEEVAAHLNGLGHVADAHPDWLEGDFAVLLEPSDAQVEGGCQGTLRVFLRTEGERAHSARSWMGSNAIHAAAPILGRLAAYEPRRPVIDGLEYREGLNAVRIEAGVANNVIPDACTVVVNYRYAPDRSAEEALAHVHEVFADCGVVEFTVDDHSGAAMPGLSHPAAEAFMAAVGGTAQPKFGWTDVSRFGALGVPAVNYGPGDALLAHKRNEHVAVDRITHCEERLRSWLTG from the coding sequence ATGCCCGAAAGCACGCTTGACCTCACCCTGGACGGCCCCGCGCTCACCGCCCGGCTCGTCGACTTCCCGTCGGTCAGCGGGGACGAGAAGGAGCTGGCCGACGCGATCGAGGCGGCTCTGCGCGCCCTCCCGCACCTGGCCGTCGACCGGCACGGCAACAACGTCGTCGCCAGGACACAGCTTGGCCGCGCCGAACGCGTGGTGCTCGCCGGACACATCGACACCGTCCCGATCGCCGACAACGTTCCGTCCCGGCTCGACGAGAACGGCGTGCTGTGGGGATGCGGTACCTCCGACATGAAGTCAGGCGTCGCCGTCCAGCTGCGGATCGCGGCCACCGTGCCCGAGCCCAACCGCGACCTGACCTTCGTCTTCTACGACAACGAAGAGGTCGCCGCACACCTCAACGGGCTCGGCCATGTCGCCGACGCCCACCCGGACTGGCTGGAGGGCGACTTCGCCGTCCTCCTCGAACCGTCCGACGCCCAGGTCGAGGGCGGTTGCCAGGGCACCCTGCGGGTCTTCCTCCGTACGGAAGGGGAGCGCGCGCACTCCGCACGCAGCTGGATGGGGTCCAACGCCATCCACGCCGCCGCCCCGATCCTCGGCCGCCTCGCCGCGTACGAACCGCGCCGGCCGGTCATCGACGGACTGGAGTACCGCGAGGGCCTCAACGCCGTACGGATCGAGGCCGGCGTCGCCAACAACGTCATCCCGGACGCCTGCACCGTCGTCGTCAACTACCGGTACGCCCCCGACCGCAGCGCCGAAGAGGCCCTCGCCCACGTCCATGAGGTCTTCGCGGACTGCGGCGTCGTCGAGTTCACCGTCGACGACCACTCCGGCGCGGCGATGCCCGGCCTCTCCCACCCGGCGGCCGAGGCGTTCATGGCGGCGGTCGGTGGCACCGCCCAGCCCAAGTTCGGGTGGACGGACGTCTCCCGCTTCGGCGCGCTCGGCGTTCCCGCGGTGAACTACGGACCCGGCGACGCGCTCCTCGCGCACAAGCGCAACGAGCACGTGGCCGTCGACCGGATCACCCACTGCGAGGAGCGGCTCCGCTCCTGGCTCACCGGCTGA
- a CDS encoding ATP-binding protein — protein sequence MSLPLTRRIARAALLIAAGAAPVVGAAGAAGAAELPQTPELGGLTTVDGAGLGKTVDGASQQGAKGADATGGKIVGTTLPAAGKTVVKTGGTVAPAAQKAAGEAAGSAGELVGGATGAAPKGGLPTDSLTGGLPTHGLPTQGLPTQGLPIG from the coding sequence ATGTCCCTCCCCCTGACCCGTCGGATCGCCCGTGCCGCGCTGCTGATCGCGGCGGGTGCAGCCCCCGTGGTCGGTGCGGCCGGCGCCGCAGGTGCCGCGGAGCTCCCGCAGACCCCCGAGCTCGGCGGTCTGACCACGGTCGACGGCGCAGGCCTCGGCAAGACCGTCGACGGCGCGTCCCAGCAGGGCGCCAAGGGCGCGGACGCCACCGGCGGCAAGATCGTCGGGACGACCCTTCCGGCCGCCGGCAAGACCGTCGTCAAGACGGGCGGCACGGTCGCCCCCGCCGCGCAGAAGGCCGCCGGTGAGGCCGCGGGCAGCGCCGGTGAGCTGGTCGGTGGGGCCACCGGTGCCGCGCCCAAGGGTGGTCTGCCCACCGACAGCCTCACCGGCGGCCTGCCGACGCACGGGCTGCCGACGCAGGGCCTGCCCACCCAGGGTCTGCCGATCGGCTGA
- the dapC gene encoding succinyldiaminopimelate transaminase produces MSAAVSSRLPVFPWDKLAPYKSTAAAHPDGIVDLSVGTPVDPVPGLIQQALVAAADSPGYPTVWGTAELRDALTGWVERRLGAISVAHENVLPVVGSKELVAWLPTQLGLGAGDKVAYPRLAYPTYEVGARLCGAEPVVYDDPTELDPAGLKLIWLNSPSNPTGRVLSKDELTRIVAWAREHDVLVFSDECYLELGWEAEPVSVLHPDVCGGTYEGVVAVHSLSKRSNLAGYRAAFIAGDAAVLGELLLIRKHGGMMTPAPVQAATVAALGDDAHVAEQRTRYADRRAALRAALEAHGFRIEHSEASLYLWATRDEPCWETVAYLAELGILVAPGDFYGPAGDRFVRVAFTATDERVEAAVKRLS; encoded by the coding sequence GTGTCCGCAGCAGTCTCCTCCCGCCTCCCGGTCTTCCCCTGGGACAAGCTCGCGCCCTACAAGTCGACCGCTGCGGCCCACCCGGACGGCATCGTCGACCTGTCCGTCGGCACCCCCGTCGACCCCGTGCCCGGCCTGATCCAGCAGGCGCTCGTCGCCGCCGCAGACAGCCCGGGCTATCCGACGGTGTGGGGAACGGCCGAACTCCGCGACGCCCTCACCGGCTGGGTGGAGCGGCGCCTCGGCGCGATCTCCGTGGCGCACGAGAACGTGCTGCCGGTCGTCGGCTCCAAGGAGCTCGTGGCCTGGCTGCCGACCCAGCTCGGTCTCGGTGCGGGCGACAAGGTGGCGTACCCGCGGCTGGCCTACCCGACGTACGAGGTGGGCGCCCGGCTCTGCGGCGCCGAGCCCGTCGTGTACGACGACCCGACCGAGCTCGACCCGGCCGGCCTCAAGCTGATCTGGCTCAATTCGCCGTCCAACCCGACCGGCCGCGTCCTGTCCAAGGACGAGCTGACCCGGATCGTCGCCTGGGCGCGCGAGCACGACGTGCTGGTCTTCAGCGACGAGTGCTACCTGGAGCTGGGCTGGGAGGCCGAACCGGTCTCCGTGCTCCACCCCGACGTCTGCGGCGGTACGTACGAGGGCGTTGTCGCCGTCCACTCGCTCTCGAAGCGCTCCAACCTCGCCGGCTACCGCGCGGCCTTCATCGCGGGCGACGCGGCCGTCCTCGGCGAGCTGCTGCTGATCCGCAAGCACGGCGGAATGATGACGCCCGCCCCGGTCCAGGCGGCCACCGTCGCGGCGCTCGGGGACGACGCGCACGTCGCCGAGCAGCGGACCCGGTACGCGGACCGGCGCGCGGCACTGCGAGCGGCGCTGGAGGCCCACGGCTTCCGGATCGAGCACAGCGAGGCGAGCCTCTACCTGTGGGCGACGCGCGACGAACCGTGCTGGGAGACCGTGGCGTACCTCGCGGAGCTCGGCATCCTGGTGGCGCCGGGCGACTTCTACGGACCGGCGGGCGACCGCTTCGTACGCGTGGCGTTCACGGCGACGGACGAGCGCGTCGAGGCAGCGGTCAAGCGGCTGTCCTGA
- the fdxA gene encoding ferredoxin, producing MTYVIAQPCVDVKDKACIEECPVDCIYEGQRSLYIHPDECVDCGACEPVCPVEAIFYEDDTPEEWKDYYKANVEFFDDLGSPGGASKLGLIERDHAFIAALPPQNQ from the coding sequence GTGACCTACGTCATCGCGCAGCCTTGTGTCGACGTAAAGGACAAGGCCTGCATCGAAGAGTGCCCCGTCGACTGCATCTACGAGGGCCAGCGGTCCTTGTACATCCACCCGGACGAATGCGTCGACTGTGGAGCCTGTGAGCCGGTGTGCCCGGTCGAGGCGATCTTCTACGAGGACGACACCCCGGAGGAGTGGAAGGACTACTACAAGGCGAATGTCGAGTTCTTCGACGACCTCGGTTCGCCCGGTGGTGCCTCCAAGCTGGGCCTGATCGAGCGCGACCACGCGTTCATCGCAGCACTGCCGCCGCAGAACCAGTAG
- a CDS encoding GNAT family N-acetyltransferase, with product MEFTMGGRLEVRITPADVGKRVSVRRRSEGDAAGSKFTDTVGVLTSWDADVLSITPKSGESVHIAESSLVAGKVVPSAPARRRGPAATFAELAPFYARAWQPVESEPLGEWLLRSAAGFTRRANSVLPLGDPGIPLDEALARVKRWYDDRGLPAYIQTATGAEGAQEELCAELEGHGWRREVTAQVRIAALAPIGDLDADISAVRLSREIDEGWLSRYQRFDTPGPHVLKVLGSGPSVWFATVPGDTEGESPAAIGRCVVDGRWAGFMAVEVGAAYRRRGLATAVMTALARQALDEGASAAWLQVEEDNEGARALYDRMGFETHHLYHHFRSA from the coding sequence GTGGAATTCACCATGGGCGGACGGCTTGAGGTCCGAATTACACCAGCTGACGTGGGCAAACGGGTATCAGTCCGACGCCGCTCCGAAGGCGACGCGGCGGGGTCGAAGTTCACCGACACGGTAGGTGTTCTCACATCATGGGACGCCGATGTGCTGTCGATCACACCGAAGAGCGGTGAGTCCGTCCATATCGCGGAATCGTCGCTGGTGGCGGGCAAGGTCGTGCCGTCGGCACCGGCCCGGCGCCGGGGTCCGGCGGCCACGTTCGCGGAGCTCGCCCCCTTTTATGCCCGCGCCTGGCAGCCCGTGGAGAGCGAACCGCTCGGCGAGTGGCTGCTGCGCTCCGCGGCCGGCTTCACCCGGCGCGCCAACTCCGTGCTGCCCCTCGGCGACCCGGGGATCCCGCTCGACGAGGCGCTCGCACGGGTGAAGCGGTGGTACGACGACCGGGGCCTGCCCGCGTACATCCAGACCGCGACCGGCGCCGAGGGTGCGCAGGAGGAGCTGTGTGCGGAGCTGGAGGGCCACGGGTGGCGGCGCGAGGTGACGGCGCAGGTACGGATCGCGGCGCTGGCACCGATCGGCGATCTGGACGCGGACATCTCGGCGGTGCGGCTGAGCCGGGAGATCGACGAGGGGTGGCTCTCGCGCTACCAGCGGTTCGACACCCCCGGCCCTCATGTGCTGAAGGTGCTGGGCAGCGGGCCCTCGGTGTGGTTCGCGACCGTGCCGGGTGACACGGAGGGCGAGTCGCCCGCCGCGATCGGGCGGTGTGTGGTGGACGGGCGCTGGGCGGGCTTCATGGCCGTCGAGGTCGGTGCCGCGTACCGGCGCCGGGGTCTCGCCACCGCCGTGATGACCGCCCTGGCCCGCCAGGCGCTGGACGAGGGCGCGTCGGCGGCCTGGCTGCAGGTGGAGGAGGACAACGAGGGGGCGCGTGCACTCTACGACCGGATGGGGTTCGAGACGCATCACCTCTATCACCACTTCCGGTCGGCGTAA
- a CDS encoding transglutaminase-like domain-containing protein, protein MNPPNPPDPENPSGSGRDELRRQFAEEARAERPDLALLCLLLAAEADPALDTDGIDAAQIELDRLAGLLPYGVRGGHAWASALAELLGERCGFSGSSADYQRLESSLLHHVLRRRRGLPILLSVVWIEVARRAGAPVYGVALPGHFVVGFGDPAERVLADPFAGGRPMTGQDAELLVTGATGAPLQPSMLVPARPLEIVLRILNNIRAWAAVRPESTRVALWAVELSLLLPSHPARLRYERAQLLVQSGEFLRGAAEMDEYAELVGVVEPTAAEAIRGRARAARALLN, encoded by the coding sequence ATGAACCCCCCGAACCCGCCGGACCCCGAGAACCCTTCGGGCTCCGGGCGGGACGAGCTCCGTCGGCAGTTCGCCGAGGAGGCGCGCGCCGAACGGCCGGACCTGGCGCTGCTCTGCCTGCTGCTGGCCGCGGAGGCCGACCCGGCACTGGACACGGACGGGATCGACGCGGCGCAGATCGAGCTGGACCGGCTGGCGGGCCTGCTTCCGTACGGGGTACGGGGTGGGCACGCCTGGGCCTCGGCGCTGGCCGAACTGCTCGGTGAGCGGTGCGGGTTCTCGGGCTCCTCGGCGGACTACCAGCGGCTGGAGTCGTCACTGCTGCACCACGTACTTCGGCGCCGGCGAGGACTGCCGATCCTGCTGTCGGTGGTGTGGATCGAGGTGGCGCGGCGGGCGGGCGCCCCGGTTTACGGGGTGGCGCTGCCGGGTCATTTCGTCGTCGGGTTCGGCGATCCGGCCGAGCGGGTGCTGGCCGACCCGTTCGCCGGCGGCCGGCCCATGACCGGGCAGGACGCGGAGCTGCTGGTGACGGGGGCGACGGGAGCGCCGCTGCAACCGTCGATGCTGGTACCGGCCCGACCGCTGGAGATCGTGCTGCGGATCCTGAACAACATCAGGGCGTGGGCGGCGGTCCGCCCGGAGAGCACGCGGGTGGCGCTCTGGGCGGTGGAACTGTCCCTGCTGCTGCCGTCCCATCCGGCGAGGCTGCGCTACGAGCGGGCTCAACTACTCGTGCAGAGCGGAGAGTTCCTTCGCGGGGCGGCCGAGATGGACGAGTACGCGGAGCTGGTCGGGGTGGTGGAACCGACAGCCGCCGAGGCGATCAGAGGGCGGGCGCGCGCGGCGAGGGCGTTGCTGAACTGA
- a CDS encoding MFS transporter, which translates to MTTPHTPPERSFRTVGAVMALCWLAVFFDGMDVNIYGAVMPHLLDDSSLGFTASTAGTVGSWTTFGMLIGALTAGTLTDWLGRRPVVVWSVSLFSVGSALCALAPSVTVFGAGRFLAGLGLGGLMPIALAVVTEFAPPRRAALSIGLMMTSYHAGGMVATGLGLALAPDLGWRAVFWAGVLPALIAVPLVLKWLPESPGVLLAKGRASEAEAVAARYGLPSPTAAEAPEAGARGRFAAVASLFAPGSRIATPLLWVASFAGLLLVYGVSTWLPQLMRASGYSLSSSVTFLMIINAGGIVGMLLAGRAADRFGAVRVSAIWFILTACGTFLLRAHLPLGVAYTVVFITGIWLFSAQAMVYSATSTVYAPAQRATGLGWVTGIGRTGAVVGPWLGGAVIEGGDAGLGFTTFAAAAVLGAAAICLVPLARRARRGAAAQQTSTLAGATD; encoded by the coding sequence GTGACTACCCCCCACACCCCGCCTGAGCGCTCGTTCCGCACCGTCGGCGCCGTCATGGCCCTGTGCTGGCTGGCCGTGTTCTTCGACGGCATGGACGTCAACATCTACGGCGCCGTGATGCCGCACCTGCTCGACGACTCCTCCCTCGGTTTCACCGCCTCGACCGCCGGCACCGTCGGCAGCTGGACCACCTTCGGCATGCTGATCGGCGCCCTGACCGCAGGCACGCTCACCGACTGGCTCGGTCGTCGGCCCGTCGTGGTCTGGAGCGTCTCGCTGTTCTCCGTCGGCTCCGCGCTGTGCGCGCTCGCGCCGTCCGTGACCGTCTTCGGCGCCGGGCGGTTCCTGGCCGGCCTGGGCCTGGGCGGGCTGATGCCGATCGCCCTGGCAGTCGTCACCGAGTTCGCCCCGCCGCGCCGGGCCGCGCTCTCCATCGGGCTGATGATGACCTCCTACCACGCCGGAGGCATGGTGGCCACCGGCCTCGGTCTCGCCCTCGCACCGGACCTCGGCTGGCGCGCCGTCTTCTGGGCCGGTGTGCTGCCCGCCCTGATCGCGGTGCCGCTGGTACTGAAGTGGCTGCCCGAGTCGCCGGGGGTGCTGCTCGCCAAGGGGCGCGCCTCCGAAGCCGAGGCCGTCGCCGCCCGTTACGGCCTGCCCTCGCCGACCGCGGCCGAGGCACCCGAGGCCGGAGCCCGGGGGCGTTTCGCCGCAGTCGCGTCGCTGTTCGCGCCCGGCTCGCGGATCGCGACCCCGCTGCTGTGGGTCGCCTCCTTCGCCGGTCTGCTGCTCGTCTACGGCGTCTCCACCTGGCTGCCTCAGCTGATGCGGGCCTCCGGCTACTCCCTCTCCTCCTCCGTCACCTTCCTGATGATCATCAACGCGGGCGGCATCGTCGGCATGCTCCTGGCCGGCCGCGCCGCCGACCGCTTCGGCGCCGTGCGCGTCTCCGCGATCTGGTTCATCCTGACCGCCTGCGGCACCTTCCTGCTCAGGGCCCACCTGCCGCTCGGCGTCGCCTACACGGTCGTCTTCATCACCGGCATCTGGCTCTTCAGCGCCCAGGCCATGGTGTATTCGGCCACCTCCACCGTGTACGCGCCCGCCCAGCGGGCCACCGGCCTGGGCTGGGTCACCGGCATCGGCCGCACCGGCGCGGTCGTCGGCCCCTGGCTCGGCGGCGCCGTCATCGAGGGCGGCGACGCCGGCCTCGGATTCACCACCTTCGCCGCCGCCGCCGTGCTGGGCGCGGCCGCGATCTGCCTGGTGCCATTGGCTCGCCGCGCCCGGCGCGGGGCGGCCGCGCAGCAGACCTCGACACTGGCCGGTGCGACCGACTGA